From the Primulina tabacum isolate GXHZ01 chromosome 15, ASM2559414v2, whole genome shotgun sequence genome, one window contains:
- the LOC142526158 gene encoding uncharacterized protein LOC142526158, with translation MTLWSSITRVANYDVLRVFVDNGSSVNVIFKEALIQMDLHEYQLEAVETALFGFAGHAVYPEGEITLPLTLGTEDLRKTMMTIFTVVDAPSSYNIILGRPAMNEMRAVASTYHQRIKFPVRGQVGEVKGDQPSSRRCYGETVRVDQKKARREGKEKECLEEGDKERDVHFVAEEEQEVVEIEPGKHVRVARDISMSTRVNLLQCLKTNISVFAWSLQELARISPQVTEHKLNILPGSRPVKQKKRNSGPEKDKIIEEQVGELLKAGHIKEVQFPTWLSNVVLVPKSTGKWRMCVDFRDLNKACPKDCYPLPRIDQLVYFTSGCELLSFLDAYQGYHQISLALEDQDKASFITSGGTFCYVVMPFGLKNAGATYQRLMNLVFQKQIGRNIEVYVDDILIKTREVSHFVDDLAETFTTLKNTE, from the coding sequence ATGACGCTCTGGTCATCCATAACCCGGGTAGCtaattatgatgtgttgagGGTATTTGTTGACAATGGCAGCTCGGTCAATGTCATCTTTAAAGAGGCGCTGATCCAAATGGATTTACATGAATATCAATTAGAGGCGGTTGAGACTGCCTTGTTTGGTTTTGCTGGACATGCTGTGTACCCTGAGGGGGAAATCACCCTGCCCCTGACCCTGGGTACTGAAGACTTGAGGAAGACTATGATGACTATTTTTACCGTGGTGGATGCCCCGTcctcatataatatcatattgGGAAGGCCAGCTATGAATGAGATGAGAGCTGTGGCCTCCACTTATCACCAGAGAATTAAATTTCCAGTTCGAGGACAGGTCGGGGAAGTCAAGGGAGATCAACCCTCTTCTCGGAGGTGTTATGGGGAGACCGTCCGGGTAGATCAGAAGAAGGCAAGGAGAGAAGGGAAGGAGAAGGAATGTCTAGAGGAAGGGGACAAGGAGAGAGATGTGCATTTTGTCGCTGAAGAAGAGCAAGAAGTGGTGGAAATTGAGCCAGGAAAGCACGTCCGGGTGGCCCGAGACATCAGCATGTCCACCCGAGTAAATCTCTTGCAAtgtttaaaaactaacattAGTGTTTTCGCCTGGTCTCTGCAGGAACTAGCCAGGATCTCGCCCCAAGTGACCGAGCATAAATTGAATATCCTCCCAGGATCCCGGCCAGTGAAGCAAAAGAAGAGGAATTCCGGCcctgaaaaagataaaataattgAAGAGCAAGTGGGAGAATTGTTGAAGGCCGGGCATATCAAGGAAGTCCAATTCCCTACATGGCTATCAAATGTGGTCCTCGTCCCAAAATCCACTGGGAAGTGGAGAATGTGTGTTGATTTCAGGGACCTGAATAAAGCCTGCCCCAAAGACTGCTATCCACTCCCCCGGATTGATCAGCTGGTATATTTCACTTCTGGGTGCGAGTTATTAAGCTTTCTAGATGCGTATCAGGGGTATCACCAAATCTCCTTAgctctggaagatcaagataaagccaGTTTTATCACCTCCGGGGGCACCTTCTGCTATGTtgttatgccttttggattgaagaatgcaggggctaCATACCAACGCCTGATGAATCTTGTCTTCCAAAAGCAAATAGGTCGGAATATTGAggtgtatgtggacgacattcTAATCAAGACCCGGGAAGTCTCCCACTTTGTTGATGATCTAGCTGAAACATTCACCACTTTGAAGAATACGGAATAA
- the LOC142526157 gene encoding uncharacterized protein LOC142526157: MDMPSPQSVRDVQKLTGRIAACHAFQDLKKHLAELLILAKPEPGEKLWVYLSSTEFVVSSVLVREEGADQKPIYYVSHALREAELKYSELEKIALALVMTARKLRPYFLSHPIVVLTNSPLGRIMTHAEVSGRMVKWTVELGEYDIEYKPRAAIKAQALTDFLIEMIQPVEEKVWRVFVDGASNLSECGVGVVLIAPSEEKIKLALRIDSRIINNEAEYEAVLAGLQAAREVASLTDWNIEQIPRKENAEADALAKLAASMSDISTREVLCFTRLMLSINEEMPPTQRSSWMTPIIEYGILRKLISNNGRQFQGKKITSWCQEMKIIQSFTSVAYPQANGQTEVTNRIIVQAFLVYGSEAVLPVEIGQSSTRIESYPSNNEQSRAIELDLVEERRDRAAIRMEAYRSRVMKSYNKHVRSRDFQVGDLVMKKIKPVGDVRKLEARWEGPFKIARRVSSGAAYYLEDYRDTALRDHGMLFI; the protein is encoded by the exons atggaCATGCCTTCTCCTCAATCTGTGCGAGATGTGCAAAAGTTAACCGGGAGAATTGCTGCCTGTCAC GCTTTTCAAGACTTGAAGAAACATCTAGCTGAATTGCTTATTCTGGCCAAGCCCGAGCCCGGGGAAAAATTATGGGTCTATCTCTCCTCCACTGAATTTGTTGTTAGTTCTGTGCTTGTCCGGGAAGAAGGAGCCGATCAGAAACCGATATATTATGTCAGTCACGCCCTTCGAGAAGCCGAATTAAAATACAGTGAGTTGGAAAAAATAGCATTGGCCCTGGTAATGACTGCTCGGAAACTAAGACCTTATTTTCTATCACATCCCATTGTGGTCCTCACCAACTCTCCACTCGGGAGGATTATGACTCACGCCGAAGTCTCCGGAAGAATGGTTAAATGGACTGTGGAGCTCGGGGAGTATGACATTGAATACAAACCCCGAGCTGCTATAAAAGCCCAAGCATTGACAGATTTCTTAATAGAAATGATTCAACCAGTAGAAGAAAAGGTCTGGAGAGTGTTTGTTGATGGTGCATCAAATTTATCAGAATGTGGAGTGGGTGTGGTCCTGATTGCCCCATCAGAAGAGAAAATCAAGCTAGCTCTGAGGATTGATTCCAGGATTATCAATAATGAAGCTGAGTACGAGGCTGTTTTGGCAGGATTGCAGGCTGCCCGAGAAGTCG CGTCTCTGACCGACTGGAATATCGAGCAAATTCCCCGGAAGGAAAATGCAGAAGCTGATGCCTTAGCCAAGTTGGCTGCTTCCATGTCCGATATAAGTACCCGGGAAGTCCTCTGTTTTACCCGGTTAATGCTCTCTATTAATGAAGAAATGCCCCCGACTCAGAGAAGCTCGTGGATGACCCCTATCATTGA ATATGGCATCCTGAggaaattaatttcaaataatgggaggcaattccagggaaagaaaATCACCTCATGGTGTCAAGAAATGAAGATTATTCAATCCTTCACCTCAGTAGCTTACCCTCAAGCTAATGGCCAGACTGAAGTCACTAATAGAATCATTGTGCAAGCATT TCTTGTCTATGGTTCAGAAGCAGTCCTACCTGTGGAGATTGGGCAATCTTCTACTCGGATAGAATCTTATCCGAGCAACAATGAACAGTCCCGGGCCATTGAACTAGATTTAGTAGAAGAGAGAAGAGATCGAGCAGccattcgaatggaagcttatCGTAGCCGGGTGATGAAGTCCTACAACAAGCATGTTCGATCACGAGATTTCCAGGTTGGGGACTTGGTTATGAAAAAGATCAAGCCAGTAGGTGATGTGAGAAAATTAGAAGCAAGGTGGGAAGGACCCTTCAAAATAGCTCGAAGAGTCAGCTCGGGTGCGGCTTATTATCTTGAAGATTACAGGGACACAGCCTTAAGAGACCATGGAATGCTTTTCATTTaa
- the LOC142527497 gene encoding protein S40-6-like, with the protein MADLYGGRKPLIEDEDLQEEEVWSLGKAREDSNSKTRENHFSGSSSNAWRNAAPRSIRMAGGGGPSTAWTEPQQSSAPMDIPDWSKIMKRKSNKNLWDDASGSHDNDDDIDDYMGWKNRHGLVDEDDGNEMVPPHEYLARRFAGTQIASFSMCEGVGRTLKGRDLSKLRNSILTKTGFLE; encoded by the coding sequence ATGGCAGATTTGTATGGTGGTAGAAAGCCATTAATTGAAGATGAAGATCTTCAAGAAGAGGAGGTGTGGTCTCTGGGGAAAGCAAGAGAAGATTCAAACTCAAAAACCCGAGAGAACCACTTTTCCGGTTCATCATCAAATGCATGGCGCAACGCCGCTCCGCGGTCCATTAGAATGGCCGGCGGTGGTGGACCCTCAACAGCATGGACGGAGCCTCAGCAGTCATCAGCTCCTATGGACATTCCGGATTGGTCCAAGATTATGAAGAGAAAGTCTAACAAGAACTTGTGGGATGATGCATCTGGTTCACATGACaatgatgatgatattgatgattATATGGGATGGAAGAATCGCCATGGTTTAGTCGACGAGGACGATGGGAATGAAATGGTCCCACCACATGAATATTTGGCGAGAAGGTTTGCTGGTACTCAGATTGCTTCCTTTTCCATGTGCGAAGGAGTTGGAAGAACTCTCAAAGGGAGAGATCTCAGCAAATTAAGGAATTCCATTTTAACCAAGACTGGATTTCtggaatga